In the Clostridiisalibacter paucivorans DSM 22131 genome, TTACTTCATCACATCCTATTTCAGGTGGTGTACCTGTAGGTACAGGGATTAGTCCATTTCAATTAAAAGGAGCATTAGGAGTAGTTAAGGCATATACTACAAGGGTAGGAGAAGGTCCTTTTCCTACAGAACTATTGGATGAAACAGGAGATTTGATTAGAGAAAAGGGATTTGAGTTCGGTACTACTACTGGTAGACCCAGAAGATGTGGATGGCTAGATGGAGTTATGCTAAAATATGCTTCAAGGCTAAATGGATTGACTTCTTTAGCTATTACTAAATTGGATACTTTAGCTGGATTTGACAAACTAAAGATATGTACTGGATATGAATTGAATGGAGAAATAATAAGAGATTTTCCTGCTAGTTTAACAACATTAGGCAAATGCAGCCCCGTATATGAAGAACTAGATGGCTGGTCAGAAGAAGAGATATTGGGAGTTACTTCTTTTGATCAATTACCAGAAAATGCAAAGAAATATATACAGAGGATAGAAGAATTAAGTGGAGTAAACGTGGATATTGTTTCTATAGGTCCTAAAAGATCGGAAACGATGATTAGGAGAGATATATTATAAGATGTCTTTTATAGGCATCTTTTTTTATTTATAAAATTATAATTTGTAATTATTCATAATTATTAGAAAAAATAGGGGACAATTAAGTTTTTGTAATAATGGGGATATATATTTGACAAAAAGTGGGTTTTTATGAAAAAATCTATATACGTGAAAGTATACAAAGGTATATTTTCACAAAATTTATTAAATTTAAAAAATGTGTAAAGGAGGAAGATGAAATGGCCGATTCAAAATCAAGTAAGGTCAATGCAGAGCAGGAGTTTGTACCGTATATACCTGCAGACAAGATTATGCCAGAGTTTACTATAACTTCTATAATTATTGGTATACTCATGGCTGTAGTTTTTGGTGCTGCTAATGCTTATTTAGGATTGAGGGTAGGTATGACCATAAGTGCTTCAATACCAGCCGCAGTAATTTCAATGGGAATTATAAGAGGATTATTAAAAAAAGAATCTATTCTTGAAAATAATATCGTTCAAACTATTGGTTCAGCTGGAGAATCTCTAGCAGCAGGAGCTATATTTACTTTACCAGCTTTATTTATATGGTCTAAAGAATTAGGATTTGCAGAACCAAGCTATATGAGAATTATGGCTGTAGCATTAATTGGAGGAATATTGGGAGTATTATTTATGGTACCTTTGAGAAAAGCGTTGATAGTAAATGAACACGGAGTACTGCCATATCCTGAAGGAACAGCTTGTGCTGAAGTTCTTTTAGCAGGGGAAGTAGGAGGTTCCAAGGCAGCAACTGTGTTTAAAGGACTAGGAATAGGGGCATTATATAAATTTATATCAGATGGTGTTAAATTATTTCCCAGCAGTATAGAATGGAATATTAAAGGCTATAAAGGTGCAGTTATCGGTGGAGATATATTGCCAGCCTTACTAGGTGTAGGATTTATAATTGGACCTCAGATATCGGCATATATGCTAGGAGGGGCTGTACTAGGCTGGATTGTTATAATACCATTAATGACTCATTTAGGTACATTTGTAACAGAGGCTATATATCCAGCATCAATACCTTTAAGTCAGATGGGTCCCAGTAAGATATGGGATAGTTATCTTAGATATATAGGTGCTGGAGCTGTAGCGTTTGGAGGTATAATAAGTCTTATAAAATCTCTACCTCTTATAGTTAAAACTTTTGCAGCTGCCATGGGAGGATTGAAGGCAGGTTTTGAAGGTGGAGAAAATATAAGAACAGACCAAGACATGTCTATGACATTTGTTTTATTGGGAGTATTGGTATTGGTATTAATAATGATGTTTACTCCTCTTATTCCAGTGGGATTAATGGGAGCAATACTTATAGCTATATTTGGATTTTTCTTTGCTACTGTTTCATCGAGACTAGTAGGTCTTGTAGGTAGTTCATCAAACCCTGTATCAGGTATGACTATTGCCACATTATTGTTTACATCTATAATATTTAAGGCTATAGGGTTCGATGGTTCTGAAGGAATGATAGGAGCACTGTCTGTGGGAGGAGTTATTTGTATAGTTGCAGCAATGGCTGGAGATACTTCTCAGGATTTGAAGACAGGATTTTTGGTAGGTGCTACGCCTAGAAAGCAACAATACGGAGAACTTATAGGTGCTGTAATTTCTGGACTAGTAATAGGTGGGGTTTTAGTATTATTAAATAGTGCATGGGGATTTGGATCATCAGAATTACCAGCTCCTCAAGCTAATCTTATGAAATTAGTTATAGAAGGAGTTATGGGAGGTAATCTTCCATGGGTACTAGTATTTACTGGAGTCGGCATTGGTCTTGTAGTGGAACTTTTAGGCATCCCTGTATTGCCATTTGCTGTAGGTCTATATCTTCCTATACATTTGAGTACTCCTATAATGGTTGGAGGTATATTAAGAGGAATATTGGATAAATCCAAAGAAAAAGGACAGGAGATTAAGCATAAGATAGATGGAGGCATTCTATATTCATCTGGATTAATTGCAGGCGAAGGCTTAATAGGTGTACTTCTAGCTATATTAGCTATAATACCAACAGGAACAAAATTTGTTGAAGGCAAAGAGGTAATAATATCTCTTGGAGATAGAATAGCAGTAGGCAACGGTGCATTGGGCAAATATGGAGCACTGTTGGTGTTCATACTACTGGTATTGACATTGGTTAAGAGTTCATTTGGAGCAAAGGCCGAAAATAAATAACATTGACATTATGATATAATAATTTAAGGAGAATAATTAATTATTCTCCTTAAATTTTATATATATAAAATGAGGAGTTTGATTATGGGAAAGGGAAAAGGAAAAAATTTTTTAGAATTTATACCGATAAAAAAGGAAGGCATGCAGTGGGATAAAAGAGATGATGGAAATGTTCAATTAATAATTTTGAGGGACTCTTTACTTGATAAGATAGTCAGAAAGTTTTTTAAAACACCAGAGAAAACAATAATAGATTTGGATGAATTAGGTAGCTTTGTATGGGAGAATATCGATGGAGAAAAAAATGTACATGAAATAACAATAAATATAGAAAATGAGTTTGGAGAAAAAGCAGAACCTGTAAGGGATAGATTAATAACATATATAAAGATATTAAAGAATAATAATTTTATTGATTTAAAGGAGTAATAAAGATATATGTTTAAATATATTATTGGAATTATATTTTTTGCATTGGCTACAATGATCTTATATTCATGGGGATATGTAAAAGAACAAAGGATGCCCGTAGTACTAATGAATAAACTGAACAAAAAGGCTGAAGAAAAAATTATAAAAGCGCTAAAAAATAAAGGAGGGATGACTAAAAAAGAGATTGTACAGATATTGTCAGGCATAAAGGTCTCGGAATTTGGTACTAGGAAGAGCTTAGTTGTGAAAGATTCAAAAGCATTGACTAAAAATGTATTAAAAAAGTTAATAGATGATGGCATTATTAAAGTAGATTATACTGAAAGACCAAATAAATATGTTTTTTTAGAAAAAGAATAGGAGGGATTTTATGAATTTAAATACTTATGTTGACAATTATAAAGAAGATATAATATGTAAAACCCAAGAATTGATAAAGATAAAGAGTGTTGAAGAAGAACCTAAAAAAGGTATGCCCTTTGGAGAGGGACCATATAGGGCATTAGAGTATGTATTAGAGTTGTCTGAAACACTGGGATTAAAAACTTTAAATGTAGATGGATATGCTGGACATACTGGATATGGGCAAGGCAATGAGACAGTAGGTGTATTGGTGCATTTAGATGTTGTGCCAGAAGGTGAAGGCTGGACATATCCACCCTATGGGGGAGAAATTCATGATGGCAAAATATATGGTAGAGGGATAGTAGATGATAAAGGACCTGCAATTGCAGCTATATACGCATTGAAGGCATTGAAAGATTCAGGAGTTTCTTTATCTAAAAAAATTAGAATAATCTTTGGTACCAATGAAGAAACTGGTTGGGGAGGTATAAAATATTACATAGATAAAATAGGAGTTCCTGATATGGCATTTACTCCAGATGCTGAATATCCAGTAATACATGGAGAAAAGGGCATATTAATATTTGATATAGTGAAGAAATTGGAAAATGAATCTAATGGAGATATAATTA is a window encoding:
- a CDS encoding OPT family oligopeptide transporter, with amino-acid sequence MADSKSSKVNAEQEFVPYIPADKIMPEFTITSIIIGILMAVVFGAANAYLGLRVGMTISASIPAAVISMGIIRGLLKKESILENNIVQTIGSAGESLAAGAIFTLPALFIWSKELGFAEPSYMRIMAVALIGGILGVLFMVPLRKALIVNEHGVLPYPEGTACAEVLLAGEVGGSKAATVFKGLGIGALYKFISDGVKLFPSSIEWNIKGYKGAVIGGDILPALLGVGFIIGPQISAYMLGGAVLGWIVIIPLMTHLGTFVTEAIYPASIPLSQMGPSKIWDSYLRYIGAGAVAFGGIISLIKSLPLIVKTFAAAMGGLKAGFEGGENIRTDQDMSMTFVLLGVLVLVLIMMFTPLIPVGLMGAILIAIFGFFFATVSSRLVGLVGSSSNPVSGMTIATLLFTSIIFKAIGFDGSEGMIGALSVGGVICIVAAMAGDTSQDLKTGFLVGATPRKQQYGELIGAVISGLVIGGVLVLLNSAWGFGSSELPAPQANLMKLVIEGVMGGNLPWVLVFTGVGIGLVVELLGIPVLPFAVGLYLPIHLSTPIMVGGILRGILDKSKEKGQEIKHKIDGGILYSSGLIAGEGLIGVLLAILAIIPTGTKFVEGKEVIISLGDRIAVGNGALGKYGALLVFILLVLTLVKSSFGAKAENK
- a CDS encoding PqqD family protein; the protein is MGKGKGKNFLEFIPIKKEGMQWDKRDDGNVQLIILRDSLLDKIVRKFFKTPEKTIIDLDELGSFVWENIDGEKNVHEITINIENEFGEKAEPVRDRLITYIKILKNNNFIDLKE